The segment TTTAACTTAACAAATTAGATAATGTCATACAGCCAAATGAAAGAAAGCGCGGTGAAAAACACCGCGCTTTCCGTCACAACATTTCACACTTTAAAGCGTGAGAACGTCTGCCTCATGCTCGACGCCGCCGTTTTCAGCGACAGCAGCGTGTCATGAACGCCCTGCAAGGCCGTGTCGCTGTCCAGAATCCGGCCATTGATGCGCTCGGTACTCTGGGCAATCATGGTGGTGGCCTTGTGCTGTTCGGTGGTCGACAGATTGATTTCGTTCATCTTCGCCACCACTTCCTCCATCGCATCCTGGATCTTGGAAATCCGCTCCACCGCATCGCGGGTCAGCACGACCCCATCGTCCACCGAGGTCACCGTGTTCTGCATATTGGCGACCGCCTGACTGGTTTCCTCGCGGATCGTATTCACCATGGCCGTGATTTCGACCGTCGCCTGGGCGGTGCGCTCCGCCAGCTTCCGCACCTCATCGGCCACGACAGCGAAGCCGCGCCCCATTTCCCCGGCCCGGGCCGCTTCGATCGCGGCATTCAACGCCAGCAAGTTGGTCTGGTCGGCGATGTCCTTGATCACATTGGTAATACCCGTGATCTGTTGCGAGCGGTTGTCCAGCGTTGCCAGCATGCTCGACAGCCCCTTCACCGCATCCACGGTGCGATTCATTTCACGGGAGATCTGCTCCATGTCCTTGGCGCTGGCATGTGAATAGTCGCCGGTCTTCGTCACCAGGCCATCCGCTTCTCTAGCCGCATCGGCGATATGGGAGATGCTAACCGTAATTTCTTCCAGCGTGGCGGCATTCGAGCTGGACACATCGGAAATCGAACGCGAATCGTCCGCCACCTTCTCAACGGTCGAGCTGACTTCTTCGACACCGCTAATGACACTGGAGGCCTCGCTGCGGACACTGAGGAACATCTGCTGCAAATGCTCGACAAAGAGGTTGAATGACCGGGCCGTGTCGGCAATTTCGTCCTGCCCGCTGACATCCATGCGCCGCGTCAGATCGCCTTCACCCTGGGCGATCTCCCTCATGGCGCGGCTGAGCCGGCCAAGCCCGGCCAGCATCGAACCCAGAATCATGCTGACCACCGGCACCAGTACCACCATGACCAAAAGGCCCAGACCGACAATCGTGATCAGTAATTTCCCCAACGGCTCCAGGACAATATTCTTGTCCACCACGATCCCCAGAATCCAGGGAGTGCCTTCGACCTGCATGACTTGAACAAAGTGAGGCGTACCGTCAATGTCCACTTCCAGCAGTTCTTTGCTGGCCGCCGCACTATTCAGTTTCTCGGCGGTCAATGCCGGAACCGTCTCGGAGAGCGGTTTGAGGGTCAAGGCCTGATTGGGGTGGGCGATGACTTTACCGGACTGATCCACCAGGAATGCGAAACCGTTTCCGCGCAACTTGATGTCAAGAACGGTTTTGACCAGACCGTCGATGAAGATGTCGCCACCAACCACCGCTTTGACCGACCCGCCTTCGCTGACCGGCGCCACGAACGTCACCACCAGTTTCTTGGTATCGAAATCGACATAGGGATCGGAAACCCCGGGTTTACCCGACTTGGCCGCCATCTGATACCAGGGGCGAGCCACCGGATCATAACCTTGCGGTTGCGGTTTGTTGTCGCTTCGCAGCATGCGATGATCGGCCGTTCCGATATACATCAGATCGTAGCCGGCCCCTTGCGCCAGTCTCGTCAGAAACGGGATCGGCTCCGGGTTTTTCACCAATTCCATGCCTGCCAAAGCTTGCTGCAGTTTGCTGGAATACCAATTTTTTACAAAAGTTACGTAACCTGTTGTGGTACTTGTTAGCTCATTGGCCACATCCTCGACCAGTTCCGCGCGCATTTTTGTATAGGCGATAACGGTGAACACCGTACCGAACAGAATCAAAAACGCAGCTGTCAGGGCAATCAGCTTTGCCTTCATGGATTTCATCAGAAACTCCCCGAATTTAGAATAATTATCAGATCTATTCCCCAAGCACAGCACTTCCACTGCTACAACTCTCGTTGTAGAGGGAATTTAAAGAAACTCCAACATGCAAAAATACCGACTCGGTAGATTTTGTTAGGAAAAAACAACGAAACAACGAAGAAAAGGCGGGAACAGTTTGAAAAAGAAAGGGATATGTATTTGTAATGAGAAACAAATGTAAATAAAAAAGCCAGCCCGAAGGCTGGCTTTCTCATCGGCGATTACTCGCCGGTTTCTTCTACCGCTACCGCCTCTTCAGGACGGTCAACCAGCTCGACCAGAGCCAGCGGGGCATTGTCGCCCTTGCGGAAGCCGTACTTCAGGATACGAACGTAGCCACCATTACGGGCAGCGTAGCGCGGTCCGAGTACGTCGAAGAGTTTAACGACCATCTCGCGATCGCGGGTGCGATCGAAGGCCAGACGACGGTTGGCCAGAGAAGGCTTTTTGCCGAGCGTGATGAGCGGCTCGGCGACACGACGCAGTTCCTTGGCTTTCGGCAGCGTGGTCACGATAACTTCGTGGCGCAGCAGAGAGTTAGCCATGTTACGCAACATAGCCAGACGGTGGCTGGTCGTGCGGTTCAGTTTACGATTACTGTAACGATGACGCATTGTTAATGTCCTTTAGTCTCAAACCTTACGGTTTTTCGAGGCCTGCCGGCGGCCAGTTCTCCAGCTTCATGCCCAGAGTCAGGCCTTTCGAGGCGAGAACTTCCTTGATCTCGTTCAGAGATTTACGACCCAGGTTCGGCGTCTTGAGCAATTCGGTCTCAGTACGCTGAATCAGATCGCCGATGTAGTAGATGTTCTCGGCTTTCAGGCAGTTCGCCGAACGAACCGTCAGTTCAAGATCGTCAACCGGGCGCAGCAGGATCGGATCGATCGGCGGCGCCTTTTCAACGACTTCTTCAACCGCTGTACCCTGAAGATCGGCGAAAATGGACAGCTGGTCGATAAGGATGCGTGCAGCATTGCGCACGGCCTGCTCCGGCTCGATCACGCCATTGGTCTCGATATCGAGAACCAGACGGTCGAGGTCGGTACGCTGTTCCACGCGGGCGCTTTCCACTGCATAGCTCACGCGGCGAACCGGCGAGAAGGAAGCATCCAGCTGGATGGTACCAATGGAACGGTTATCCTCATGACTGCTGCGCACGGATACCGGCTGGTAACCGCGGCCCTTTTCAACCTTGATCTCCATCTCGATCTTGCCGCCGGCGGAGAGGTGAGCAATCACATGATCCGGATTGATCACTTCCACGTCGTGCGGAAGCTCGATATCGCCAGCCAGAACAGCGCCTTCGCCCTCTTTCTTCAAAGAGAGAACGACGCTGTCACGACCATGCAGCTTAAGCACTACGCCCTTGAGGTTCAGGAGAATGTCGACGACATCCTCCCGTACACCGTCAAGTGCGGAATACTCATGCAAAACGCCAGCGATGGTCACTTCGGTAGGAGCGTAGCCCGGCATCGACGACAGAAGAATGCGACGCAGGGAATTGCCCAAGGTATGGGCATACCCACGCTCGAACGGCTCCATGGAGACGCGAGCATGCGTAGCGGTTACCGGCTGTACATCGATAAGACGAGGTTTCAGAAATTCCGAAGCGCTGTTTTGCATAGTCATTCCCTAAGAGCTAGCGATTACTTGGAGTAGAATTCCACAACGAGTTGTTCGTTGATATCGCTAGACAGTTCGGAACGTTCCGGGGCGACCTTGAAAACGCCTTCCATTTTCTTCGGATCAACCGAAACCCAGGACGGGAAGCCGATTTGCTCGGCCAGTGCCAGAGCTTCGGCAACACGTACCTGTTTCTTGGCCTTCTCGCGAACGGCAACGATGTCGCCCGCTTTTACCTGGAAGGACGGGATGTTCACGACCTGGCCGTTAACAACGATGGCCTTGTGGCTGACCAACTGACGCGCTTCGGCGCGCGTGGAGCCAAAGCCCATGCGATATACAACGTTATCCAGACGGGACTCGAGCAGCTTCAGCAGGTTTTCACCCGTGGAGCCCTTGCGACGGACAGCTTCCGCGAAATAGTTGCGGAACTGACGCTCGAGCACGCCGTAAATACGGCGAATTTTTTGTTTCTCACGCAGCTGGACGCCATAGTCAGACAGGCGGCCTTTACGGGCGCCATGCTGGCCAGGAACGCTATCCAGTTTGCACTTGGAATCCAGTGCACGACGCGCGCTCTTCAGGAAAAGATCCGTACCTTCGCGACGCGCGAGTTTACACTTGGGGCCGATGTAACGTGCCATGTTCTCAACCTCTCCGAATTAGATACGACGTTTCTTGGGCGGGCGGCAGCCGTTGTGCGGCACCGGCGTCACGTCGGAGATGCTGGTAATCTTGAAACCAAGCGCGTTAAGAGCACGCACGGCGGACTCACGACCCGGTCCCGGGCCCTTGATTCGAACTTCGAGGTTCTTCACACCGTATTCTTGGGCAACTTTACCAGCGTGCTCTGCCGCTACCTGAGCGGCAAAGGGTGTACTCTTGCGCGAACCCTTGAAACCCGCGCCGCCAGAGGTAGCCCAAGACAAAGCATTGCCTTGACGGTCGGTGATGGTGATGATCGTGTTGTTGAAGGAAGCGTGTACATGCACGATGCCTTCGCTAACACTCTTGCGCACTTTTTTACGTACACGGACAGCTGTGTTTGCTTTAGCCATTATCTGTGTTCCTTGAGTTTACTTCTTGCCGGCGATCGCCTTGCGCGGACCCTTGCGGGTACGGGCATTGGTGCGGGTACGTTGACCGCGGCACGGCAAGCCACGACGATGACGCATGCCGCGGTAGCAGCCCATGTCCATCAGTCGTTTGATGCTCATGGTGATTTCACGGCGCAGGTCACCTTCAACAGTGAACTTTGCCACTTCGTCACGAAGAGCTTCCATTTCAGCATCCGTCAGATCCTTCACTTTCGTGGAGGGGGTAACGCCAGCGGCGGCGCAAATCTGCCGCGCGCGGGTCTGACCGACACCGTAAATGGCTTGCAGGCCGATCACGGCATGCGCATGATTGGGGATGTTTACCCCTGCAATACGGGCCATACTCTTTCCTTAAGCCTTAAGACTCTGAAAAGTTTGCGATTGTATCACGCAATGGCAGGACTAACAAATGTTAGCCCTGTTTTTGCTTGTGACGCGGATCCGTGCAAATCACGCGAACTACGCGATTGCGACGAATGATTTTGCAGTTACGGCAAATTTTCTTTACCGAAGGCTGTACTCGCATGTCAGTTCCTTTCTATCTCTAAAGAACGTGTGCTTTATTTCGCACGGAACACGATTCGGGCACGGGTCAAATCGTATGGAGTCAGCTCCACCGTAACCTTGTCGCCAGGCAAGATGCGGATGTAGTGCATCCGCATCTTCCCGGAGATATGCCCGAGCACGACGTGTCCATTTTCGAGCTTGACCCGGAACGTTGCGTTAGGCAGCGTTTCCAGGACTTCGCCCTGCATCTGGATGGTATCTTCCTTAGCCATATAACCCAGTGTGAACTCGTGTATCAGCGGGAAAGAGTGTTGCCCTTGAAGTTTGCCTTCTTGAGCAGACTCTCGTACTGGTGCGACAACACGTAGGATTGAACCTGCGACATGAAGTCCATGGTCACCACGACGATAATCAGCAGTGACGTACCGCCAAAATAGAACGGAACGTTCCATTTCAGCACAAGGAATTCCGGCAACAGACAAACCAGCGTGATGTACAGCGCACCGATCAGCGTCAGCCGCAGAGTGATCTTCTCGATATAACGGGAAGTCTGCTCGCCTGGACGGATGCCCGGAATGAACGCACCACTCTTCTTCAGGTTGTCAGCCGTTTCCTTCGGGTTAAACATCAACGCCGTGTAGAAATAGCAGAAGAAGATGATGGCCGCCGCATACAGCAGCACATAGATCGGCTGTCCGGGGTGCAGCTTGTCGGCTACGCCCTTCAACCAACCCAGGCCTTCCGTGTTTCCGAACCAGCCAAGAGCGGTGGCCGGGAACAGGATGATGCTGGACGCAAAAATCGGCGGAATCACTCCTGCCATGTTGAGCTTGAGCGGCAGATGCGTGCTCTGGCCCTGCATGACACGATTGCCAACCTGCCGCTTCGCGTAATTGACGAGAACTTTCCGTTGTCCACGCTCGGCATAGATAACGAGGAAGGTCACGGCGATCACCGCGAGGAACAGCAAAATGGTAACCGGGATAGGCAGCGAATTTTGACTCGTCAGAGTCAGGGTCTTACCGATCGCAGCTGGAACGCCTGCGGCGATACCGGCACAAATGATGAGGGAGATACCGTTACCGATACCACGCTCGGTGATCTGCTCACCAAGCCACATCAAGAACATCGTGCCGGTCACCAGGGTGACCACTGTGGTCAGGTAAAACTCCCACTGGGGAGTCACTACCAGGTTGGGCTGCTTGTAAAGCATTACCGCGATGCCGAAACTCTGGAAAGAGGCCAGCGCCACGGTGGCGTAACGTGTGTACTGGGTTACCTTGCGACGTCCCGCGTCGCCCTCCTTCTTCAGCTCTTTCAGGCGGGGGATGACCTCGCCGGCGAGCTGGAGAATGATGGAGGCCGAGATGTACGGCATGATGCCAAGGGCAAAGACCGTAAATCTGGAAAGGGCGCCCCCCGAAAACATGTTGAACATGTCGAGGAGCCCCGTTTGCGACGTGTGGAACAACTTCGCCAGTTCGGCAGGATTGATCCCGGGAACGGGGATATGCGCACCGATACGGTAAACAATCAACGCTCCGATCAGGAACCAGATACGGTTCTTCAGATCACCAAACTTATTGGCATTCGCCATTATCGAAGTATTCGCCACGTACGTGTGCCTTATTCAACAATACTGCCACCAGCGGCTTCGATGGCTGCGCGGGCGCCGGCAGTAGCCAGAACACCATGCAGTTTCAGAGCGCGCTCGACCTTGCCGGACAGGACGACCTTGGCCTGCAGGGCCAGGGCCGGCACGATACCGGCTTGCTTCAGGGTCAGCAGATCGATTTCGTCAACCGGCAGCAGGTTCAGTTCGGACAGGCGAACTTCAGCCGTTTTGCCAGCGGACAGGGACTTGAAGCCACGCTTCGGCAGACGACGCTGCAGAGGCATCTGACCGCCTTCGAAGCCTACCTTGTGGAAGCCACCGGCACGGCTCTTCTGACCTTTGTGGCCACGGCCACCAGTCTTGCCCAGACCGCTACCAATGCCACGGCCGACGCGACGCTTCGCATGCTTGGCGCCCTCGGCGGGTTTGATGGTATTAAGCTGCATCACTTAGCCCTCAGAATTTCAAGAGGTAGCTGATCTTGTTGATCATGCCACGGTTAGCAGGCGTATCGAGCACTTCGACAGTCTGGTTGATCTTCTTCAGACCCAGACCGCGGGCGCAAGCCTTGTGCGACTCCAGTCGGCCGATCAGGCTTTTCACCAGAGTCACTTTTACGGTCTTGGCGTCACTCATGATCCACCCCCAGGATTTGCTCAACGGTCAGACCGCGCTTGGCGGCGATCTGAGACGGTACGCAGATCTTGTTCAGGCCATCCAGCGTGGCGCGAACCACGTTGTACGGGTTGGTCGAACCATGAACCTTGGCCGATACGTTGCGTACACCCATCGCGTCAAAAATGGCGCGCATCGGGCCACCGGCCTTAACGCCGGTACCTTCCTTGGCCGGCTGCATGAACACGGTGGTCGCGCCATGCTTGCCGATTACGGTGTGATGCAGAGTGCCGTTCTTCAACGGAATCTTGACCAGGCCGCGGCGGGCCTGTTCCATTGCCTTTTGCACGGCAACAGGCACTTCTTTCGACCTGCCTTTGCCCATGCCGATACCACCATCGCCGTCGCCGACCACGGTGAGTGCGGAGAAGGCCATGATACGACCGCCCTTCACCACCTTGGTGACACGGTTGACGCTGATCATTTTTTCGATCAAACCGTCGCCGCGCTCTTCGATCTCGTGCTTAGCCATTCTTTACTCCGAATTAGAATACCAGGCCGGATTCGCGTGCAGCGTCGGCCAGGGCCTTGATACGACCGTGGTATTTGAAACCCGAACGGTCGAAGGCAACTTTCTCGATGCCAGCGGCTTTCGCCTTCTCGGCGATGCGTTTGCCGACCAGGGCTGCGGCGTCCAC is part of the Paludibacterium paludis genome and harbors:
- the rpmD gene encoding 50S ribosomal protein L30; amino-acid sequence: MSDAKTVKVTLVKSLIGRLESHKACARGLGLKKINQTVEVLDTPANRGMINKISYLLKF
- the infA gene encoding translation initiation factor IF-1: MAKEDTIQMQGEVLETLPNATFRVKLENGHVVLGHISGKMRMHYIRILPGDKVTVELTPYDLTRARIVFRAK
- the rpsK gene encoding 30S ribosomal protein S11; the protein is MAKANTAVRVRKKVRKSVSEGIVHVHASFNNTIITITDRQGNALSWATSGGAGFKGSRKSTPFAAQVAAEHAGKVAQEYGVKNLEVRIKGPGPGRESAVRALNALGFKITSISDVTPVPHNGCRPPKKRRI
- the rplO gene encoding 50S ribosomal protein L15, whose product is MQLNTIKPAEGAKHAKRRVGRGIGSGLGKTGGRGHKGQKSRAGGFHKVGFEGGQMPLQRRLPKRGFKSLSAGKTAEVRLSELNLLPVDEIDLLTLKQAGIVPALALQAKVVLSGKVERALKLHGVLATAGARAAIEAAGGSIVE
- the rpsD gene encoding 30S ribosomal protein S4 yields the protein MARYIGPKCKLARREGTDLFLKSARRALDSKCKLDSVPGQHGARKGRLSDYGVQLREKQKIRRIYGVLERQFRNYFAEAVRRKGSTGENLLKLLESRLDNVVYRMGFGSTRAEARQLVSHKAIVVNGQVVNIPSFQVKAGDIVAVREKAKKQVRVAEALALAEQIGFPSWVSVDPKKMEGVFKVAPERSELSSDINEQLVVEFYSK
- the rplQ gene encoding 50S ribosomal protein L17, whose translation is MRHRYSNRKLNRTTSHRLAMLRNMANSLLRHEVIVTTLPKAKELRRVAEPLITLGKKPSLANRRLAFDRTRDREMVVKLFDVLGPRYAARNGGYVRILKYGFRKGDNAPLALVELVDRPEEAVAVEETGE
- a CDS encoding methyl-accepting chemotaxis protein, which produces MEVLCLGNRSDNYSKFGEFLMKSMKAKLIALTAAFLILFGTVFTVIAYTKMRAELVEDVANELTSTTTGYVTFVKNWYSSKLQQALAGMELVKNPEPIPFLTRLAQGAGYDLMYIGTADHRMLRSDNKPQPQGYDPVARPWYQMAAKSGKPGVSDPYVDFDTKKLVVTFVAPVSEGGSVKAVVGGDIFIDGLVKTVLDIKLRGNGFAFLVDQSGKVIAHPNQALTLKPLSETVPALTAEKLNSAAASKELLEVDIDGTPHFVQVMQVEGTPWILGIVVDKNIVLEPLGKLLITIVGLGLLVMVVLVPVVSMILGSMLAGLGRLSRAMREIAQGEGDLTRRMDVSGQDEIADTARSFNLFVEHLQQMFLSVRSEASSVISGVEEVSSTVEKVADDSRSISDVSSSNAATLEEITVSISHIADAAREADGLVTKTGDYSHASAKDMEQISREMNRTVDAVKGLSSMLATLDNRSQQITGITNVIKDIADQTNLLALNAAIEAARAGEMGRGFAVVADEVRKLAERTAQATVEITAMVNTIREETSQAVANMQNTVTSVDDGVVLTRDAVERISKIQDAMEEVVAKMNEINLSTTEQHKATTMIAQSTERINGRILDSDTALQGVHDTLLSLKTAASSMRQTFSRFKV
- the secY gene encoding preprotein translocase subunit SecY translates to MANTSIMANANKFGDLKNRIWFLIGALIVYRIGAHIPVPGINPAELAKLFHTSQTGLLDMFNMFSGGALSRFTVFALGIMPYISASIILQLAGEVIPRLKELKKEGDAGRRKVTQYTRYATVALASFQSFGIAVMLYKQPNLVVTPQWEFYLTTVVTLVTGTMFLMWLGEQITERGIGNGISLIICAGIAAGVPAAIGKTLTLTSQNSLPIPVTILLFLAVIAVTFLVIYAERGQRKVLVNYAKRQVGNRVMQGQSTHLPLKLNMAGVIPPIFASSIILFPATALGWFGNTEGLGWLKGVADKLHPGQPIYVLLYAAAIIFFCYFYTALMFNPKETADNLKKSGAFIPGIRPGEQTSRYIEKITLRLTLIGALYITLVCLLPEFLVLKWNVPFYFGGTSLLIIVVVTMDFMSQVQSYVLSHQYESLLKKANFKGNTLSR
- the rpsM gene encoding 30S ribosomal protein S13, whose product is MARIAGVNIPNHAHAVIGLQAIYGVGQTRARQICAAAGVTPSTKVKDLTDAEMEALRDEVAKFTVEGDLRREITMSIKRLMDMGCYRGMRHRRGLPCRGQRTRTNARTRKGPRKAIAGKK
- the rpmJ gene encoding 50S ribosomal protein L36 — encoded protein: MRVQPSVKKICRNCKIIRRNRVVRVICTDPRHKQKQG
- a CDS encoding DNA-directed RNA polymerase subunit alpha — its product is MQNSASEFLKPRLIDVQPVTATHARVSMEPFERGYAHTLGNSLRRILLSSMPGYAPTEVTIAGVLHEYSALDGVREDVVDILLNLKGVVLKLHGRDSVVLSLKKEGEGAVLAGDIELPHDVEVINPDHVIAHLSAGGKIEMEIKVEKGRGYQPVSVRSSHEDNRSIGTIQLDASFSPVRRVSYAVESARVEQRTDLDRLVLDIETNGVIEPEQAVRNAARILIDQLSIFADLQGTAVEEVVEKAPPIDPILLRPVDDLELTVRSANCLKAENIYYIGDLIQRTETELLKTPNLGRKSLNEIKEVLASKGLTLGMKLENWPPAGLEKP
- the rpsE gene encoding 30S ribosomal protein S5, with the protein product MAKHEIEERGDGLIEKMISVNRVTKVVKGGRIMAFSALTVVGDGDGGIGMGKGRSKEVPVAVQKAMEQARRGLVKIPLKNGTLHHTVIGKHGATTVFMQPAKEGTGVKAGGPMRAIFDAMGVRNVSAKVHGSTNPYNVVRATLDGLNKICVPSQIAAKRGLTVEQILGVDHE